The following coding sequences are from one Dreissena polymorpha isolate Duluth1 chromosome 8, UMN_Dpol_1.0, whole genome shotgun sequence window:
- the LOC127842935 gene encoding neuropeptide-like protein 31 isoform X1, protein MNTSACLVMALLVSSLLTINAQHFAGGFGGPYGYGHGYYAPGIGGAGFGGPGFGGRGFGGTGLGLLGAGLLGASLGGVLGGQAGAGSGIALLGSAALLSSRNPLAQTVGAVGLGSTLLG, encoded by the exons ATGAATACCTCAGCGTGCCTAGTGATGGCCCTTCTAGTCTCCTCCCTATTAACAATCAACGCCCAGCATTTCG CAGGCGGTTTCGGTGGTCCATATGGATACGGACACGGATACTACGCACCTGGTATCGGTGGCGCTGGATTCGGCGGTCCAGGGTTTGGCGGCCGCGGGTTCGGTGGAACTGGTCTGGGGCTTCTAGGAGCAGGCCTTCTGGGCGCCAGTCTGGGTGGTGTTCTCGGCGGGCAAGCGGGCGCTGGAAGTGGTATTGCTCTCTTGGGATCTGCCGCACTACTGTCTTCCAGAAATCCATTGGCACAAACCGTAGGAGCCGTTGGCTTGGGAAGCACCCTCCTTGGCTGA
- the LOC127842935 gene encoding shematrin-like protein 2 isoform X2 — translation MNTSACLVMALLVSSLLTINAQHFGGFGGPYGYGHGYYAPGIGGAGFGGPGFGGRGFGGTGLGLLGAGLLGASLGGVLGGQAGAGSGIALLGSAALLSSRNPLAQTVGAVGLGSTLLG, via the exons ATGAATACCTCAGCGTGCCTAGTGATGGCCCTTCTAGTCTCCTCCCTATTAACAATCAACGCCCAGCATTTCG GCGGTTTCGGTGGTCCATATGGATACGGACACGGATACTACGCACCTGGTATCGGTGGCGCTGGATTCGGCGGTCCAGGGTTTGGCGGCCGCGGGTTCGGTGGAACTGGTCTGGGGCTTCTAGGAGCAGGCCTTCTGGGCGCCAGTCTGGGTGGTGTTCTCGGCGGGCAAGCGGGCGCTGGAAGTGGTATTGCTCTCTTGGGATCTGCCGCACTACTGTCTTCCAGAAATCCATTGGCACAAACCGTAGGAGCCGTTGGCTTGGGAAGCACCCTCCTTGGCTGA